CATGGAGGCAGAGATATATTTGCTTTAAAATTTAGTCCTTCCAATGCAATTCAGTGGCAAAAATGCATAGGTGGTTCAGGAGATGAATCCGGTGGCTTCTTGCAATTGGCAGATGGCACATATCTCTCTGGAGGGTCAACCTATTCTAATTATGGTGATACATTTGGAAATCTAAATAATGTCCATTCCGATGCATTTCTTATCAAACTAACCGCAGCCAATCTTGCAAATGAAAATTTCGCTAGCAGTACCATTAAAACTTACCCAAACCCAATGCAAGATGTTTTGCATGTTGATCTAATAAAAGAATTTACAGGAACTATTTACGACATCACTGGCAAAAGTTTACTCAATGTTAATGCTAAAGATAGTGATGTTAGTTCATTAGCAGCTGGAATTTACATATTAGATATTATATCTGAGGATAAGCATTATACTCAAAAAATTATAAAAGAATAATACCATTAGTTAAGTTCGTTTTTTTAAGCGACAACCTTCGGGTTGTCGCTTTTTTTATAATAAAAGCAATAGTACTCTACTAGCAAGTTATTTTTTTAAAGGATGTTTTCAGTTTGTAAATGGGTACTCCTTCATTTATAGTCATTACAAAGGAGGACAAGATTAACCTATAATTTGAAATGAAATATAAAAAGCAAAGCAGCTCATTGCTTTTTTTATTGCTTTACAACTTTAACTGATCGATTAATTTTGTCGTTTGCAAATTTTAAGACATAAACTCCGGAAGCTAAATTACTCATATCTAGTTCTTGATTTTCACTTATTGCAGTGAATGAAACTTTTGTAACTTCTTGACCTAAATAATTGTAAAAAACCACTTCTTTAAAATTATCTTTACTGTTGTCAAAGTATACTTTGGATGATGTTGGGTTGGGATAAATGGTAAAATTAGATTTTAAATAGTCTTCATTTACCGAAAGTGATCCTTGTGAGTTTATGCGAGCAATTCCAAATCTAGCTATATTATTATAGCTAGTAAAATTTCCAACTACGATAATCTTACCATCCGTTTGAAGCGCAAAACAAATTGGACTAGGGTCTGATATAAAATATGATCCAGTACCATTACCTACGTCAAAAGTGGCATCTAAACTTCCGTCTGTATTTAATCTTACAATGTGATTTTTACTAACCAAATTAAATGTTGTAAAACTTCCACCAATAACTATTTTTCCATCATTTTGAAGAGTTGCTATTGTTATACCATAATTTGCTCCTATCAAACCAGTATTGAATGTAGAATCTAAAGTTCCATCTGTATTTAAACGGGTAATATATTTTTTGGCAACTCCATTGTAGGATGTAAAATTCCCCACAATAATAATTTTTCCATCACTTTGAAGAGTTGTCGAATAAATAATTCCATTGGTCCCTGTTCCAGGATTAAAGGTAGAATCTAAAGTTCCATCTGTATTTATGCGAACAATATGATTTCTTGTAACCCCGTTATATGAGGAAAAATCTCCAACTAAAATTATTTTTCCGTCATTTTGAATAGTTATATTTTTAATGACGGTAATTGCTGTACTATCTAACCCAATGTTACCAGAATTAAATGTTGAATCTATTGTCCCATCTACATTAAGTCTAACAATGTAATTTTTTTGGGCAGTATTATTAAAAGAGATAAATCTCCCGCCAATAATAATTTTACCATCAAGTTGAATTGCTATAGTGTTAATAGATGGGGTTGTCTGAGAAACTTGATTTACTATCACAAAAGATTGATTTGCTCCTAAACCAGTATTAAAGGTAGTGTCTAATGAACCATCAGTATTTAAACGTGCAATACGATTATTCACTATACCATTAACAGATGTAAAAATACCACCTATAATAATTTTTCCATCATTTTGAATAGCTGAAGTAAAAACAGAATTATTAGGACCAATTCCTGGGTTAAAGGCAGTATCTAATGATCCTTCATTATTAAGTCGGGCAACTCGATTTATCATGCTACCGTTATAATATTTGAAATTACCGCCAATTACAATTTTACCATTGTTCTGAATTAAAGTAGTATTTACAATATTATCTGTTCCTAATAACGGGTTAAATGTAGTATCTAATGAACCATCATTATTTAGGCGAGCAATGGATTTGGTATTCCAACTTTGGATAAAAACATTACAAATAATAATCTTCCCATCATTTAGAGTGTTAGAGCTTACAAAATGTAATCCCGGTGTTCCGGTGTTAAAATTACCATCTAATGATCCATCAGCATTTAATCTGGCACTATTGCTCATAGAGTAGCCGTTATATGATGAAAATGAACCAGATATAATGATTTTCGCATTGCTCTCTATTGATAAATAATCTACAGAACCATCTGTTCCTTCACCGCAATTAAAGGTCGTATCTATACTGCCGTCAGTATTTATACTAGCTATCCCCTTTCTTGCATATCCATTATAATATGGGAACTGTCCACAAATTATAATTTTACCATTAGTTTGTAACCCAATCTGGTTAACAACATTACTATACATGCCAGTTGCGGTAGTTATACCTGTTCCAGTGTTGAAAGTAGAGTCAAAAGAACCATCAATATTAAGACGAGCAATTCCGTAACATGTATTCCCTATATAAGAGGTAAAATTTCCTGCAATAACTATTTTTCCATCACCTTGAACACAACAGGAAGTAATGTATTGAATATCATCGCCATTTACTACTGAGCCAGAGGTAAATGAGGGGTCTACAGTTCCATTAGAATTTAAACGAACAATGTCATTTCTAATCGATCCATTATTGAAATCTCTAAAATTTCCACAGGCAATTATCTTTCCGTCACTTTGAATTTTAAGTGATGAAATCATACCGGTGCCCGGCCCATTTCCAACAGAAAAAGTTGTATCTATCGAACCGTCCGTATTAAGCCTTGTTATTCCAGGACAAGATGAAAGATTGTTGTAAACATTAAATGCGCCTGCAATTATAATTTTGCCATCACTTTGAAGCGCTATACTAGTAACAGCTCCGTTAAGTCCTGTTCCTCCTAGATTAAATGAAGTGTCTAAAGAGCCGTCACTATTAAGACGTCCAATATTATTACACACAGTGCCATTGTATGTGGTAAACGACCCTCCAATAATAATTTTTCCATCGGTTTGAAGAGCTGTACAGACAATACCTGCGTCAGCGCCTTGACCATTTCCATATATGGCATTAGGAGGATTAAAAGAAAGATCTAAAGAGCCTGGTTGTGAATAAACACTAAGGGAGATTGTTATAAAAAATAATGGTAATAATAATTTTTTCATTAGAGTAAATTTTAATTTACTACAATGTTACTAATACGCTATTTAATAAAACAGTTCATTTTAGTTCAAGTTGGCCTATGCTGTAATAACCCATTAGGTTCAAAATACGGAAGTACTTTCGCTAAGGGTTTATGTAATAATCCCTCAGGAAAAAGGGCAAATTCATTTTCAAAAAGGGCTTTGAGTTGCTCTTGATAAAATTTATTTACATTAGTCTGTAAAAAAACATCCCCAAGATTATAGAATACAATTCTGCGCTCAATATAAGTAAGGGAACTATACACTGTTTTAGCATAGTCTATGAGATAGTGAACATAGTCTTCAATCAAAGCGGCATTAGCGTTTGTTAATTTCAAATACACCAACTTTAAACTTAGGTAACGCAAACGCGGAAAAACATATATACTTTCCATCTCGGTAGCGGAAAGTAGAGGCGTATTATATAATGTTTGTCCCAATCCTAAAGCTTTATCCCAGTCTCCTTTTACACAATAATGCCTAAACAAGACACAGTTTCCAAAGATAAAACTCTGCAAATCCAACAAACTTTTATCAGGGGTGTAATTACCTAAGTATATTCTAAATCCCTCATCATAGTTAGCAATTCTAAAACTAGGATCTACTCCGTATTCAAAAAACGATTCTCTAATAAAAGTATTATTGCCAAAATAGGTAAAGAAAGGCATCGTATCCGATATTGATAACAAACTATCATAAAGCATTAAGGTGATACTGTCTTTTGCTTCTTGTTCAACATCTCCTATGTTGTTGAATAGTGCTTCTAAAGGCCGGTAGTTTTCTAATTGAATGCATTGATAAAGCAAAGATTTCTCAAGATTAGTATGGGATAAATGACCGTTAGTATACTCCAACTTCTTTTTACGGTGTATCGTTTTGCAAAAGTCTTCCCAATCAATATAACCCAAAAACTGAGTTATTATGGTTAAGGTATTGTAAAAAGGTTTATGCGCTTTGTCATAAAGCAAAATACGGTACAAGGTGCTTTGCGAAATAAGCCCTAAGCCTTCTTTAAAGATTAACTCACTCAGTTTAGCACAATCTGATTTAGACTTAATACTATACCCCAACTTTTTCATCAGCTGAAGATTCAACTCACGAACCGAAAAAGTATCAAAAGGATATAATTGTTGCGCCATTTAATTGGTATAAGGATTTCAAAAATAGCGAACAAATTGTGAAATCCTATTTTTTGATATCAAATTACAATTGCCTTATCAAGTTCAATAGAATAAAACAAAATAGAAGCAATAGGTTACTTCGCCAAAATCTATAGGGGCAAAAAGACTAATAGTGTACAATAACTATTTAGATGTTTGTGCTTTTAAAAGAGCCAAAAGTGTTTAATGGTTGGGCTTTTTTAGGTTTTTATTGTTTGAGTTAAAAAAGGATTCCTTAAATAAGTTGATTTAGGATAGCTCCTTATTATTCCCGTTTTTTATAAATTCTATGGGTGTAGTACCAGTAACATCTTTAAAGGAAATAAAGAAATTAGTTTTAGACGAAAATCCTGCTTTAGTTCATATGCCTTCCATAGATTGATTTAATAAACCTCCCTCTAAAAAAACGACAATTAGCTGATGCTGAAGTTTTAATTCAAGAATATAGAAAAGCGTATCAAATCATGGATACCATGAGATTTTCAAAAAACAAGCCTCAAACTGTAATAAAGGAATACGCAGTAAATTACTAAACTCATTCTTAAAGTAGGATACGGTAAAAAAATAGAAGGGTTATTCTCTAGGTTGAACTAACTTGAAATTAAATATAGCGCCATTTATATATTTTTAATAAACCCGACAAAAACCAAAAACCCCCACCATATAGGCAGGGGTCTTCTCGTCATGAACAACTCAGAAATCAAGGCAACTTCTTATCGTCAACTTTTACCCTAATGGCACGCATCTTACTAATGTTCTTCGTAATGCAATACTCATCATAAGTAACCGATGCTTTAAAAATCAACTTTCCTTTGTTAGCAATTTTACTAATAAACCCATACAATTCATCATAATGCGAACCATTGGTCTCAGTCAGTTGCTTCAAACTATTCATATAGTCATTTTGCAAACTATTCTTAGCAGCAAGCTTCGTAATAAAGTCATCCAACGTAGCTACAAACGCAGCCGACATCCCTTCTTCCTCAAGAGCAGCTTGGTTACTAGTAACATACTGTAAAACACCCTCCGTCTTCAAAACAGCCCCCTCAATATTAGCAATGTAAAGGTCATTTTTCAAAGCCGTAACAACCTGAGTATTCAACCCAGCATCAGCAACATAACTGTTCAAAACCGTAAGCTCCGCATTCAACGCAGCAGCCGTTTGATACAAGTCAGCAGTAACTTTCTTTTTTTCTTCAGCCTTTACCACACGACTCTCCAATTTCTTTACAAAATTTAACTTGGTAGTAAACGCAGTCAAAAACGCATCATTCAATTTAGGAAACTTAGCCACAATAATAGCTTGGTCTCGCACAAAGCTTGGTAATATAAAATCACCCAAAGCAGTGTATTCTTCTTTTTTAATTCTAGTAATCATAATAATAAAATTTTAAAAAGTAAAACAAAAATTTAAAACTCAGTACACGTGTATAATAAACCCAAAACAAAAAGCGTGCCAAAATTCCTACGCTAACAAAATTTTAACATTCTTTAAGTTAGGTACATAGCTTTTTTAGTATGGAAAATGCAATAGCTAGGGCGGGACATAGCATTTCTAGGTTGGGACATCTAATTCCTAAGTCGGGACATTCAATATCTAGGTCGGGACATTACATTTTTAGGTTGGGACATCTAATTCCTAGGTTGGGACATTTAATATCTAGGTTGGGACATTACGTTCTTAGGTTGGGACATTCAATTCTTAGGTTGGGACAACTAATTTATAGGTCGGGACAAACAGCATCTAGGCCCAAATGTTACCCATTTACACAAGTACAAAAAAGCAAAATCCCCCTCAAAATCCCCATGTAAAACAATAACTCACAACCCACAACATTTCTACTCCCATCCAATCATTTTTTAGATGTCTAATAGCATGAAATTAAATTCATTCCCACAATTTGTAAATTCAATTTTTATTTTCAATACAGAATAGTACTTTTGCACATGCAACACAACGTACTAATTTTAGATTTTGGCTCGCAATACACACAACTCATTGCGCGCCGGGTTAGGGAACTCAATATCTTCTGCGAAATCTTTCCCTACAATCATTTTCCAGATGATTTATCCTCCTACAAAGCAGTTATCCTCTCGGGTAGCCCTTATTCCGTTAGAGCCGAAGACGCTCCTCATCCTGATTTATCCCAAATAAGAGGCAAACTTCCTTTACTAGCCGTGTGTTACGGTGCCCAATATTTAGCCCACTTCAATGGAGGAGAAGTTGCACCAAGTAACATCAGAGAATACGGTCGAGCCAATTTATCGTTCATCAAAGAAGGAGAGCATTTTCTACAAGATGTAGCGCCAAATTCCCAAGTCTGGATGAGCCACAGCGATACCATCAAGAAATTGCCAACAAACGGAGTTCGTTTAGCCAGTACCAAAGACGTAGAAAACGCAGCTTTCAGAATAGAAGGAGAAACCACGTATGCTATCCAGTTCCACCCCGAAGTATACCATTCCACCGATGGAAAACAAATACTGGAAAACTTCTTAGTAAAGATTGCCCAAGTCCCTCAAAACTTTACTCCAAACGCATTTGTAGAGGATTGCGTAAAAGAACTACAAGAAAAAGTAAAAGGAGACAAAGTAGTTTTAGGATTATCAGGCGGAGTTGACTCTACAGTAGCCGCAGTACTATTACACAAAGCCATTGGAACCAACTTATATTGCATTTTTGTAAACAACGGCTTGCTCCGTAAAAACGAATTCGAAAACGTACTCCATCAATACAAAGACATGGGCCTAAACGTAAAAGGAGTAGACGCCTCCGATCGTTTTCTGTTAGCCCTAGCCGGAGTAGAAGACCCCGAGACCAAACGTAAAGCCATAGGCAAAGCCTTCATAGAAGTTTTCGACGAAGAAGCTCATCGTATAGAAGACGTAAAATGGTTAGCTCAAGGCACTATCTATCCTGATGTAATCGAATCGGTTTCTGTAAAAGGGCCATCGGCAACCATCAAATCCCACCACAACGTAGGAGGCCTCCCCGATTATATGAAACTACAAATCGTAGAACCTTTACGAATGTTGTTCAAAGATGAGGTAAGGAGAGTAGGCAAAACATTGGGCATCGACCCAGAACTACTAGGAAGACACCCCTTCCCAGGACCAGGTTTATCCATCAGAATCTTAGGAGCCATCACACCAGAGAAAGTGAGAATCCTCCAAGAAGTAGATGCTGTTTTCATCAACGGGTTAAAAGAGCATGGCTTATATGATAAAGTATGGCAAGCAGGTGCCATTTTACTCCCGGTAAATAGCGTTGGAGTGATGGGTGATGAGCGTACTTATGAAAAAGTAGTAGCCCTAAGAGCCGTAGAATCCACAGACGGAATGACAGCAGATTGGGTGCATTTACCCTATGATTTTTTAATGAAAATCTCTAATGAAATCATCAATAAAGTCAAAGGAGTGAACCGTGTAGTGTATGACATTAGTTCCAAACCACCAGCTACCATTGAATGGGAGTAGTTTTTGTTAACAGTAAAAAGTTAATGAAAAAAAGTACCAATTAATATGGCATTTAAAAAGTTTTGTTAACTTTAGACGTTTAAAAAATAATAAGTAAATGAAAAACCGCATTCTTTTTTCTATAGTTTTAACCGTATTTTCTTTTGTGTTTACGGTTGCTGCGAAGCAAGAAAAATATATTAAACATACTGTTGTTAAAGGGGAAACGATTACTATGATAGCCCAAAAATATAAGGTAACCCCTTATGATATTTACAAGCTAAACCCCGATTCTCAAAACGGTATTCAATTGGATAGTGTCTTACTAATTCCACCAACAGGTGAAGTAGTAGCTGCTCCAGCACCTAAAAGTACTCCGAGTACTCCTCAAAACACCAACCCAACTACACATTTAGTTCAGCCGAAAGAAACCATGTACAGTCTTTCCAAACAGTACAACATCACCATTGACGAACTAAAAGCAGCCAATGGAGACTTGCTAAAAGATGGTTTGAAGATTGGGCAGAATATTAAAATCCCTGCATCAGGAAGCGGTCAAAGTGTAGTGGTGGCAAAACCAGTTGAGGTAGAAAAACCAGTAGTAAAAGAAACTCCAAAAGTGGTAGCTCCAAAAGCAGAACCAAAACCGGTAATAGCACCAGCGGGAACTACCTATCATATCATTGAACCAAAAGAAACTAAATACGGCATCTCTAAAAAATACGGAATGACCATTGCCGAATTAGAGCGTCTAAACCCACAAATCGCTAACGATTTTCCAATAGGTCTTAAAATAGTAGTATCAGGAAATGCTCCAGCACCAGCGGTAGCAGAACCAACAAAGAAACTCGTGGCGGAAGCACCAGTAGTAACCAATACAGAAAGCACAAGCAGTACCAAAAAATACCTGGAAGAATATGTGGTGAAACCAAAAGAAACCGTAGCCAGTATTGCTGCCGATTATGGTATTTCTGAAAAGGAATTAATCTCCTTAAACCCCGAGTTAAAGAAGGGCGTAAAACTAGGGATGATTCTCAGAGTTCCCAAAGGACAGCGGAAAGAACCGGTCAGAAAGGAACAAGGAAATTTATCGAAATCAATCAACACTAATGCGAGAAAACAACTCGCATTACTTTTTCCATTTAATATCTCAAAACTAGAAAGCGATACCATTAACTCTACTCAAGCGCGTTTGAAGAAAGATAAATTCTTAAACTTGACTTTAGATTTTTACGCAGGCGCCCTAATGGCAATTGACTCGGCTAAAGTGTTAGGTTTAAATGTAGACATCAAAATTTTAGATTCACAAGAAACTAAAAACTCTTCCAATGTGGCGGCGTTAGTGCAACAAAACAACCTCCAAACGATGGATGCCATAGTAGGACCCTTTTACCAATCCAACGTAGAAAAACTAGCAGAATTGGTACAGTCAACTAAAACGCCTGTCATTTCACCATTGTCAAAAGAAGATGGGAAAAAGTATGCTAACTTATACCAATCAATGCCATTAAATGATGTCTTAAGAAGCTCTATTTTTAATTATATGAGATCGAAAGGCGGTAACATAGTAGCGGTAGTAGATAATAAAAAAGGAAGTATCAAACAGTACATTCAAACTGCACAAACCGCAGTTAAAATAGTGGGCTTGAGCGAAAAGGGAACTGTGGTTGCCGATAGTTTGAAAGCCGTATTTCAGAAAGACAAACTCAATTATGTAGTGCTCGCTTCCGAAAGTACCGGAATGATTTTAGCAACTACATCGGCTATGCTAGCAGCTCAAAAAGACTATCAAGTACAATTGGTTATTTTAGAGCCTAATGAAACGCTTGATTTTGAAGAAATATCCTTGACAAGGTTAACCAAACTAAAACTATTATACCCATCCCTTTCCAGACCAAACGAAAGCGATGAAGCCAATCAGTTTGATGCCAAGTATAAAAAAATCAATAAAATCTTGCCCAACCAATACGCCATCAGAGGCTTTGATGTAACCTTTGATACCTTACTAAGATTATCACAGGATAAAACGTTCGAAGAAACCGTACAAGCTTCTTCTTCTGAACAAATAGAAAACAAATTTGAATACGTAGCCAATGCTACTTACGGCTATTCCAACAACGGCATATACATTCTGTATTACGACACCGATTTAACGATAAAAGAAGCACTCTAATGAAAACATCTATTGTTAGGTATT
The window above is part of the Flavobacterium sp. N1994 genome. Proteins encoded here:
- a CDS encoding T9SS type A sorting domain-containing protein, which gives rise to MKKLLLPLFFITISLSVYSQPGSLDLSFNPPNAIYGNGQGADAGIVCTALQTDGKIIIGGSFTTYNGTVCNNIGRLNSDGSLDTSFNLGGTGLNGAVTSIALQSDGKIIIAGAFNVYNNLSSCPGITRLNTDGSIDTTFSVGNGPGTGMISSLKIQSDGKIIACGNFRDFNNGSIRNDIVRLNSNGTVDPSFTSGSVVNGDDIQYITSCCVQGDGKIVIAGNFTSYIGNTCYGIARLNIDGSFDSTFNTGTGITTATGMYSNVVNQIGLQTNGKIIICGQFPYYNGYARKGIASINTDGSIDTTFNCGEGTDGSVDYLSIESNAKIIISGSFSSYNGYSMSNSARLNADGSLDGNFNTGTPGLHFVSSNTLNDGKIIICNVFIQSWNTKSIARLNNDGSLDTTFNPLLGTDNIVNTTLIQNNGKIVIGGNFKYYNGSMINRVARLNNEGSLDTAFNPGIGPNNSVFTSAIQNDGKIIIGGIFTSVNGIVNNRIARLNTDGSLDTTFNTGLGANQSFVIVNQVSQTTPSINTIAIQLDGKIIIGGRFISFNNTAQKNYIVRLNVDGTIDSTFNSGNIGLDSTAITVIKNITIQNDGKIILVGDFSSYNGVTRNHIVRINTDGTLDSTFNPGTGTNGIIYSTTLQSDGKIIIVGNFTSYNGVAKKYITRLNTDGTLDSTFNTGLIGANYGITIATLQNDGKIVIGGSFTTFNLVSKNHIVRLNTDGSLDATFDVGNGTGSYFISDPSPICFALQTDGKIIVVGNFTSYNNIARFGIARINSQGSLSVNEDYLKSNFTIYPNPTSSKVYFDNSKDNFKEVVFYNYLGQEVTKVSFTAISENQELDMSNLASGVYVLKFANDKINRSVKVVKQ
- a CDS encoding LysM peptidoglycan-binding domain-containing protein; the encoded protein is MKNRILFSIVLTVFSFVFTVAAKQEKYIKHTVVKGETITMIAQKYKVTPYDIYKLNPDSQNGIQLDSVLLIPPTGEVVAAPAPKSTPSTPQNTNPTTHLVQPKETMYSLSKQYNITIDELKAANGDLLKDGLKIGQNIKIPASGSGQSVVVAKPVEVEKPVVKETPKVVAPKAEPKPVIAPAGTTYHIIEPKETKYGISKKYGMTIAELERLNPQIANDFPIGLKIVVSGNAPAPAVAEPTKKLVAEAPVVTNTESTSSTKKYLEEYVVKPKETVASIAADYGISEKELISLNPELKKGVKLGMILRVPKGQRKEPVRKEQGNLSKSINTNARKQLALLFPFNISKLESDTINSTQARLKKDKFLNLTLDFYAGALMAIDSAKVLGLNVDIKILDSQETKNSSNVAALVQQNNLQTMDAIVGPFYQSNVEKLAELVQSTKTPVISPLSKEDGKKYANLYQSMPLNDVLRSSIFNYMRSKGGNIVAVVDNKKGSIKQYIQTAQTAVKIVGLSEKGTVVADSLKAVFQKDKLNYVVLASESTGMILATTSAMLAAQKDYQVQLVILEPNETLDFEEISLTRLTKLKLLYPSLSRPNESDEANQFDAKYKKINKILPNQYAIRGFDVTFDTLLRLSQDKTFEETVQASSSEQIENKFEYVANATYGYSNNGIYILYYDTDLTIKEAL
- the guaA gene encoding glutamine-hydrolyzing GMP synthase; translation: MQHNVLILDFGSQYTQLIARRVRELNIFCEIFPYNHFPDDLSSYKAVILSGSPYSVRAEDAPHPDLSQIRGKLPLLAVCYGAQYLAHFNGGEVAPSNIREYGRANLSFIKEGEHFLQDVAPNSQVWMSHSDTIKKLPTNGVRLASTKDVENAAFRIEGETTYAIQFHPEVYHSTDGKQILENFLVKIAQVPQNFTPNAFVEDCVKELQEKVKGDKVVLGLSGGVDSTVAAVLLHKAIGTNLYCIFVNNGLLRKNEFENVLHQYKDMGLNVKGVDASDRFLLALAGVEDPETKRKAIGKAFIEVFDEEAHRIEDVKWLAQGTIYPDVIESVSVKGPSATIKSHHNVGGLPDYMKLQIVEPLRMLFKDEVRRVGKTLGIDPELLGRHPFPGPGLSIRILGAITPEKVRILQEVDAVFINGLKEHGLYDKVWQAGAILLPVNSVGVMGDERTYEKVVALRAVESTDGMTADWVHLPYDFLMKISNEIINKVKGVNRVVYDISSKPPATIEWE